From one Montipora capricornis isolate CH-2021 chromosome 10, ASM3666992v2, whole genome shotgun sequence genomic stretch:
- the LOC138020264 gene encoding histamine H2 receptor-like, whose translation MDFHSWNFVWALCFAVVAFLAAGGNVVTLIIFHKKELRTRPHFLLISLAVADLLVGLLSIPLFIAINYVHNSSQVLKAVIQGADMFPGFASIFTLAVIALERMYAIGWPFRHRVLGTRVYVVAIAIPWIMAFIVTIIGNLVQFLFNKSVVALLATFLSVPVVVTCVAYFVLWKKGRSRRLRHPFQETKDLKLTKTVLLITAAFLLTWLPFQVLILVSNLCISCRTISHVVVNVIKLLQFGNSVINIVIYPVRNEEYRKALFKMLSVFKRSCRNQRIRFSPANEEISVISVVSCSIDTKLSIDNFQEDTRL comes from the coding sequence ATGGATTTTCACTCGTGGAATTTCGTATGGGCCTTGTGCTTTGCAGTGGTCGCATTTTTGGCTGCCGGTGGAAATGTAGTTACCTTAATAATATTTCATAAGAAGGAACTACGCACACGGCCTCATTTTCTCCTTATAAGCTTGGCGGTAGCAGATCTTCTAGTTGGACTACTGTCAATTCCACTTTTTATCGCAATAAACTACGTACATAATTCCAGTCAAGTTTTAAAAGCAGTCATCCAGGGGGCCGATATGTTTCCTGGGTTTGCTTCCATTTTTACCCTCGCTGTGATTGCATTGGAGCGAATGTATGCCATTGGTTGGCCATTTCGTCACCGCGTTCTCGGGACTCGAGTCTATGTCGTTGCTATAGCCATTCCGTGGATAATGGCGTTTATTGTGACTATCATCGGAAATCTTGTCCAGTTTCTCTTCAACAAATCCGTCGTAGCTCTTTTAGCGACATTTCTATCAGTACCCGTTGTCGTAACCTGTGTAGCTTACTTTGTCCTTTGGAAAAAAGGGAGGTCTCGACGACTGCGCCATCCATTTCAGGAGACAAAAGATTTAAAACTGACAAAGACCGTGCTGTTGATAACAGCAGCGTTTCTTCTCACTTGGCTTCCCTTTCAGGTTTTAATCTTGGTTTCGAATCTTTGCATTTCATGCCGGACAATTTCTCACGTTGTAGTGAATGTGATCAAGTTGCTCCAGTTTGGAAATTCGGTAATAAACATCGTCATTTATCCTGTCAGGAATGAGGAATATAGAAAAGCTCTTTTCAAAATGCTCTCTGTTTTTAAGCGCTCATGTCGAAATCAGCGGATTCGTTTTTCGCCCGCAAACGAGGAGATTTCCGTTATTTCTGTGGTGTCGTGTTCCATCGATACGAAACTAAGTATTGATAATTTCCAGGAAGACACAAGACTTTAA
- the LOC138020265 gene encoding 52 kDa repressor of the inhibitor of the protein kinase-like — MAGIEHGNVTKEGIYGGRHINVVKGQLADIRKDAKTVFAHSVHEKIQKMAKKADVKITIPCTSGRQTLRNNTNAKTPVAYFRHTLFLPFLDNLLQQMNTRLNALSEAALLGLLLISSNLQKLDKCSQEKLIQHYSPDLPISRSLSFRTNSAKKPATLQGTLKACKSSVYPNTHTILRLLLIAPVTSATVERSNSSLRFVKNVYRSTTREERLNALLLLFIHKDIALDYAAIIDDYAKRNQRRMTFVNPLTLS; from the exons ATGGCCGGTATTGAACATGGTAACGTTACTAAAGAGGGAATTTATGGAGGAAG gcatattaacgtggtgaaaggTCAGCTGGCtgatatacgcaaggatgcaaaaacagtgtttgcgcattcagtgcatgaaaagatccagaaaatggctaagaaagcagacgtaaagatCACAATCCCGTGCACTAGTGGTAGACAGACACTGCGCAACAACACCAATGCCAAGACACCAGTCGCCTACTTTCGACACACACTATTTCTTCCCTTCCTTGACAACCTGCTGCAGCAAATGAATACCCGCCTTAATGCTCTGTCAGAAGCAGCGTTGCTTGGACTGCTGCTGATATCCTCCAACTTGCAGAAGCTTGACAAGTGTTCGCAAGAGAAGCTTATCCAGCATTATTCTCCCGATCTGCCGATCTCCCGATCCTTGTCTTTCAGGACAAACAGTGCCAAAAAACCAGCAACGCTTCAAGGAACATTGAAGGCCTGCAAATCAAGCGTCTACCCCAACACCCACACAATTCTGCGTCTGCTGTTGATCGCCCCTGTCACAAGTGCAACTGTGGAACGTAGCAATTCATCATTGCGTTTTGTGAAGAATGTTTATCGAAGCACCACGAGAGAAGAGCGCCTAAACGCACTGTTACTGCTCTTTATTCACAAGGACATAGCTTTGGATTATGCGGCAATCATTGATGACTATGCCAAACGTAACCAGCGAAGAATGACATTCGTCAATCCCCTGACTCTTAGTTAA